The genomic stretch ATGCAGCCGTCGGCCAGGCGCAGCCGGTTGTCCGACGAGAAGATCCGCCGCCGCCCGTCGACGACCGGGGCGCTGGTGAACAACAGCAGGTCACAGCCGATGCTCTCGGCGCACTCCTCGATGCCGACCAGGAACGGGTGGTAGAAGTCGCCCAGCCCGGCCGGGAACACCGGCTCGTAGGTGAAGACGCCGAGGAAACGGTTGCGCTGGGCGGCCAGGCGGCGGGCGATCGGGTCGGCGACATAACCCGTACGCCGGATGGCCGCGAGCACCCGCTCCCGGGTCTCGGGCGCGATGCGGACGGCGGCGTCGTCGCGCTCGTTGAGCACGATCGACACGGTCGTCTGGCTGACGCCGGTCATGCGGGCGATGTCCTGCTGGGTCACCCGCCTGTTGCTGGACGGCATGTCGGAGTCTCCTCTGTTACGCCGCTAATACGCATTAACAAACGTGCACCGATCGTGGGGCACACGATCGGCGGCCGTCAAGCAAAACGCCTGCACTAATAGGTATTAGCACCTTGACCGGCGTCGTTAACGGTGGTGAAACTTCGTGACATCCCCGCTCGCCTCGTCCCCCTCGGAGGTCAACCCATGGAACGACGCGCACTTCTCCGCGGAGTTGCCGGATTCGCCGGGCTCGCCGGCGTGGGCGCCATGCCCGCCGCGGCTCAGGCCGCCGGTCCCGCGGGCATGCCCACCTACACCTATCTGCGTGACGCGCTCAAGACGCCGCTGAGCTACAACCCGACCGGGGAGTTCATCTTCCCGTGCATCCGCGGCGTCTACGACAAGATCAGCGGCGCCCGCAGCCGCTACTACCTGTACTACGCCCCGCACGAGAAGCCCGGCGGCATCTGCGTCGCGGGGGCCAACTCGCTCAACGGGCCGTTCTCCGAGTACTCGAACAACCCGATCATCGACAACGTGCTGCCCAGCACGACCGTCTCGCACGTGTCCTCACCGCACGTGACCTGGGACGCGGCCACCAAACAGTTCTTCCTCTACTTCCACGGCGAGAACAACACGACCCGCGTGGCCCGATCGTCCGACGGGCTGACCTTCCGCGACGAGACCCCGATTTTGAGCACGCGCCTCGTGTCCGGGCTGAGCGAGACCTCGTACGCCCGGGTCTTCGAACACACGCTGCCCGGACGCGGCAACAAGTACACGATGGTCTACATGGGGGTGCTCGCCGGCAAGCGGCGCATCTATCACGGCTGGTCGCCGAACGGCTGGGACGGCTGGCAGTTCGCCCAGACCGCCCTGGTCAACCCGGAACCGGACGGCCTCACCGACATCTCGGGGCCGTCGCTGGTGTTCCGCAACAACACGGTGTACGTCGCCTACCACGGCAACGACGGCAAGATGCGTCTCACCGAGGTGGGGCCGTCGTTCGACCGCGAGAACCACCTGGGCGTCTTCTACTCCCCCGCGGCCTCCGACAACGGCCGCGCCGCAGCCCCCTCCTTCGGCACCGACGGCGGCGTGCAATACATGTTCTACGAGGCCGGGCCCCGGCTGAACGCCCGCATCTGCATCGCCCGGGCCGCCTGACCCTGTTCACCCGCGCCGGTCCCGGCCCGGCCGCCCGGCACACCCCATCCGCTGCTCGCTGCCGCGCGCGGCCACGCCCGACCCTGCCCGCGCGGCCACGGCCCGATCTTGTTGCCGCGCGCGGCCACGCCCGACCCGGCCCCGCGCGGCCACGGCCCGATCTTGTTGCCCCGCACGGCCAGGCCCGACCCGGCCCTGCGCGGCCACGGCCCGATCTTGTTGCCCCGCACGGCTACCGTCGGCTCATGGCGACCGTCTCGTACCCGCGTGCCCTGGCCATGGCTGCCCTGCAAGCAGCCCTGAGCGGAACCTGGATCGCCGCCGGCGAGCTCTCCCCCGCTCGGCGGCGGCTGACCCGATTCGGCGCGGCCGCCCTGGTGAGCGGCGTCGGATACGTCATCTCCCAGCCGTCACGCTCCTCGGACACGCCGGCCTCGCCGCCGGACGCACAGGTGGATCTGCGGCTGATCGCACCCGGTTCCGCCAACGCGCTCGGCATCGCGGCCCCGGACCTGACCGGCTCGGCGGACGCCACCCACCCGGCCGCCGACCCGGCCCCAGCAGATGAGGCGGCCGGCAACACAGACGCGAGCAGGGCATCGCACGGTTTGCTGGACGCGTCGGATCTGCTGGGGATCGGCGACAAGATCGAGATCCCGTACGACAAACGCAGGGCAGCCATGGGCGCGGCCGTCGTGGCACTGTCCGTAGGGGCGATGGTCGGCCGCCGCCGGCTCGAGAAGCGGTGGCTGGCCGGCCTGACCCGCAGCGGCCACCCCCACCCGACCCGGGCGCTCGCCGTGCGGATAGCCGCCATCGAGTTCGCCGCCCAGTTGGTCCTGCAGTTCGCCGAGCAGCGCCGACCCCGCCACTAGGCGGCGCGTCCAGCAGCCACGACCCCAAGACCGGGCGGCGTGCCGAGCAGCGCCGGCCCTGCCGCCGAAAGGGGGTCGGACCCGCGTCGAGCCGCACGTTTCTCGGCGCGTAGTGCCCGTTCGCCCGCCGTGACGGCCAAGCGAGCCATGCGATTCTCCCAGTTGCGCCGCAACTGTTCTCGCCAACCGGCCGGCGGCGGCCACGGCACGCCCCACTCGGCCAGGGTCTCACGCGTCCAACCGCCCCGCCGGGCGCGCGAGGCCTCAACCGTGCCCGGCGCGATGTCGTCACGCAGCAGTGGTCCTTGACAGGCCATGTGACCTCCTTCGAGTGCTGCGCCCAGTCTGCTCATCGGCGGCTTTTCGCGCCGGCGCCGATGAGCCGCCTGTGGACAACGCCCCGGCCTGTGGACAAGCCGCCGTGGCCGCCAACTGTGTGATACGCGCCGATCAGAGGCGAACATTGTGGACAGGCGGTGGGCGCGCGGAGCCTTGCCGGCTGAGCAGACTTGACGCATGACGGAACCACGGCGTCCCTGGTGGCACGTGGCGACCACGGCCGAGCAGGGATTCATCCTCGGAGGCTTCTGGGCCTTCCTCGCCGCCACCCAGGCGATCGTGCTGATGGCGGGCGACGGCGGTTGGCTCAGCATCGTGCTCGGCTCGGCCGCGGCTCTGCTCGCAGTCGCTTACCTCACCACGGCGATCGCCCTGCGCCGGAAGCGTTGAAAGAGCGCGAATCCGCGAAATGATCGAGTGATGCGGACCTTGACGCGCAACGTGGTGGAGAACTGGGGTGCGGATGGCGAACGCTGGCTGGCCGACCTGCCCGCGCTGATCGCTGAGGTGGCGGCGGAATGGGGCGTACGGGTTCTGCGGACCTACCCGATGACGTTTCACTGGGTGGCCGAGGCGGAACGCGCCGACGGCACCGGAGCGGTTCTCAAACTGGGCGTACCCGACGGACATCTCGACACCGAGGCCGAAGCTCTGCGGGTGTTCGACGGGGAGGGCGCCGTATGGCTGCTGGCCGAGAACGCTGCCAAGGGCGCGCTTCTGATCGAGCGGGCCGAACCGGGCACGCCATTGACGGTCGACGATGAGGCAACGCTCGTCGAGGTGGGCCGAAGGCTTCACCGCGTACGGGGGAAGAACTCCGACCTTCCGCACCTGCGTAACCTTCGCGGGGGTTTCGAGCGGTACCGCGAGGGTCCGATTCCGCGGCGCATGGTCGACCGGGCGGCGGAATTGTTCGACGACCTGTGCGACAGCGCGACGCGCGAGACCGTTCTGCACGGGGATCTGCACCACGGCAATGTGCTGCGGGGACGCGACGGCGAATGGCTGGCCATCGACCCGCACGGATGGGTCGGGGACCCCGGGTACGACGGTGGGGCGATGCTTTACAACCCCGATCCGGAACGGCGTGACCCGGAACTCCTCGAGCTCGTTCCGCGGCGGATCGAGATGCTCGCCGCGTACGAGAAAAAGGAAAGGGTCATCGCCTGGGGCTATGTCATGGGTGTCTTGTCGGAGTTGTGGACGGTGGAGTCGTCGGGCCAGGCCCGCACCCGAGCCCTCGACGTGGCCCGTTTTCTGGAGCCGATGCTCGACTAGCGTCGCAGAACCGGGGCGCCGAACGTCATCACGACCATGAGCCCGACAATGACGCCGAACGATACGGTCAGCGACGACACGTGCGCGATTCCGCCGATGATCCCGGGGGCGATCAGACCGCTCCCGTACGCGATTCCGGCCACCCCGGCAATGCTGCGCCCCGGATGTTCGCTGCTGCGCCCGGCCGCCGCGAAAACGAGCGGGACCACCACCGCGATCCCGACGCCGAGCAGCCCGAAACCGGCGATGACCGGCACGACGGAATCGAACAGCACAATGAGGAGCGCGCCGGCGGTGGCGAGCGCGCCGCTGATCCGTACGGTCATGACGGGACCGATCTTGTGCACCACCCGGTCGCCGCCGAAACGCGCGACCGCCATGCACACCGAGAAGATCGACACGGTGGCGGCGGCCGTCGCGGCGGGGTGATTCAGCAGGTCACGGACGTAGACTGCGGCCCAGTCGAGGCTCGCGCCCTCGGCGAAAACCGCGCACAGACCGATCAGCCCGATCGGCAGCACGGCCTTGCTGGGCAGCGCGAACGCCGGGGGTTCCTCGAGGTTCGGGGCGGGCCGGTGCGGGACGATCCACAGCGACGCGGCCAGCACCAAGACGGCCAGCGCGGCCACCGTGATCGCGAAGTGAGTGGGCGCGCCGAGCCCTTCGCGGGCCGCGACCACGGCGATGGCCGATCCGCCCAGCCCGCCGACGCTCCACCAGCCGTGGAAACCGGACATGACGGACCGCCCGTACCGCTCCTCGACCAGGACGGCGTGCGCGTTCATGGCCACGTCGGCGAGCCCGGCGGCCGCTCCGTAGATCACCAGCGAGGCGCAGAGCAGCCACAACGAGGTCGGCAGCGACGGCAGCATCAGCGCGGCGACCCAGGCGAGCATGAGGACGCGTACGAGGGAACGAAGGGTGAAGC from Paractinoplanes brasiliensis encodes the following:
- a CDS encoding aminoglycoside phosphotransferase family protein, whose amino-acid sequence is MRTLTRNVVENWGADGERWLADLPALIAEVAAEWGVRVLRTYPMTFHWVAEAERADGTGAVLKLGVPDGHLDTEAEALRVFDGEGAVWLLAENAAKGALLIERAEPGTPLTVDDEATLVEVGRRLHRVRGKNSDLPHLRNLRGGFERYREGPIPRRMVDRAAELFDDLCDSATRETVLHGDLHHGNVLRGRDGEWLAIDPHGWVGDPGYDGGAMLYNPDPERRDPELLELVPRRIEMLAAYEKKERVIAWGYVMGVLSELWTVESSGQARTRALDVARFLEPMLD
- a CDS encoding MFS transporter gives rise to the protein MISTEVGGLRRARVATSAVFAAHGAVTGTFAARVPWIADHVGIGPGGLGIALLMPGVGALLAMPLSGRLVHRFTLRSLVRVLMLAWVAALMLPSLPTSLWLLCASLVIYGAAAGLADVAMNAHAVLVEERYGRSVMSGFHGWWSVGGLGGSAIAVVAAREGLGAPTHFAITVAALAVLVLAASLWIVPHRPAPNLEEPPAFALPSKAVLPIGLIGLCAVFAEGASLDWAAVYVRDLLNHPAATAAATVSIFSVCMAVARFGGDRVVHKIGPVMTVRISGALATAGALLIVLFDSVVPVIAGFGLLGVGIAVVVPLVFAAAGRSSEHPGRSIAGVAGIAYGSGLIAPGIIGGIAHVSSLTVSFGVIVGLMVVMTFGAPVLRR